One Dictyoglomus turgidum DSM 6724 DNA window includes the following coding sequences:
- a CDS encoding glycosyltransferase family 4 protein: protein MQNGKNIFFLYYIPHTFHKSLAQAVRAKDLDILCSNKKPLRRIFSYVKFSLNSSPYDILLCEGTFLIPALFKILPFKKFKKFIINISADPKLYYIKTKNMNLFKGFMHSLAIPQVDLFICIGEMERDLLREISPRAKFIVAYPFIEEERYNHLLNLPIKERFNHNILFVGNGPDHFCKGIDLLINTFKIVKQEFQDAELFILGNWNKDIKEKFYYQGVHFVGFSQIYEYIEKSSLYLHLGRGEAFSISTIEVLLGGLPAIVSEYTGAKEIVKKLRDDFVVPLDSKRAAEKVIEYFQLTEDDKKDLSLRAKELGKRFKKEIVLSEFINKWNSVMRKL, encoded by the coding sequence ATGCAAAATGGTAAAAATATTTTTTTCCTTTACTACATCCCACATACTTTTCATAAAAGCTTAGCCCAAGCGGTAAGAGCTAAAGATTTGGATATATTATGTAGTAATAAAAAACCTTTAAGAAGAATTTTCTCCTATGTAAAATTTTCTTTAAACTCTTCCCCTTATGACATTCTCCTCTGCGAAGGAACTTTTTTAATTCCTGCCTTATTTAAAATCTTACCCTTTAAGAAATTTAAGAAATTTATAATTAACATTTCAGCGGATCCCAAGTTGTACTACATTAAAACTAAAAACATGAACCTTTTCAAGGGATTTATGCATTCATTAGCAATTCCCCAGGTGGACCTATTCATATGCATAGGGGAGATGGAAAGGGATCTCCTAAGGGAAATATCTCCTCGAGCAAAATTCATAGTAGCTTATCCATTCATTGAAGAAGAAAGATATAATCATCTTTTAAATCTTCCTATAAAAGAAAGATTTAACCATAATATTCTATTTGTAGGAAACGGTCCCGATCATTTTTGTAAAGGAATAGACCTATTGATAAACACCTTCAAAATTGTAAAACAAGAGTTTCAAGATGCAGAGTTATTTATTTTAGGAAATTGGAACAAAGATATCAAAGAAAAGTTCTATTATCAAGGAGTTCATTTTGTAGGATTCTCTCAGATCTATGAATATATAGAGAAATCATCCCTTTACCTTCATTTAGGAAGAGGTGAGGCTTTTTCGATAAGTACCATAGAGGTTCTTTTAGGAGGCTTACCTGCTATTGTTTCAGAATATACAGGAGCTAAAGAGATAGTAAAAAAATTAAGAGATGACTTCGTAGTACCATTAGACTCTAAAAGAGCCGCAGAAAAGGTGATAGAATATTTTCAATTGACAGAGGATGATAAAAAAGATTTGTCTTTAAGAGCCAAAGAATTGGGAAAGAGATTTAAGAAAGAGATAGTTTTATCCGAATTTATTAACAAATGGAATTCAGTAATGAGAAAGTTATGA
- a CDS encoding glycosyltransferase, whose protein sequence is MIKVAFLSDFPFSIAFGGKEVQLLSYMEHINNGNFDIKVNLLDFFKIEETFDIIHLFGYSNWFYDIVKNLKNNFPNIKIFVSPTFYYEKETRMLIGSLLSKLCPVPNFFSYKKYFLSKSDLIIVNSNAEKVQLIKLFQIDAPKIEIIYNYVDSSFAIFNNPEDANIFLRKYNLDKDEYFLSVAFLDERKNTLNLLRAFLEVYPILKKKLVLIGKFRFRNNNIKEEVEKLVYTNKDKILHIEYIDRKSDLLKSAYLNCKAHLLPSFLETPGLSNLEAGIFKKPILVGKCKPVIEYFGDKVVYCDPNSIESIKKGILKVNAQSQNIELYDLIRSKYLEKHSVDKLVNLYLSQVG, encoded by the coding sequence ATGATTAAAGTAGCTTTTCTAAGCGATTTCCCTTTTTCTATAGCCTTTGGAGGAAAGGAAGTTCAGCTTCTTTCCTATATGGAACATATTAATAATGGAAATTTTGATATAAAAGTTAATCTTTTAGATTTCTTTAAAATTGAGGAAACCTTTGATATAATTCACCTCTTTGGTTATAGTAACTGGTTTTATGATATTGTAAAAAACTTAAAAAATAATTTTCCCAATATAAAGATTTTTGTAAGCCCAACCTTCTATTATGAAAAGGAGACAAGGATGTTAATAGGGTCTCTTCTCTCAAAACTTTGTCCTGTTCCTAACTTTTTCTCCTATAAAAAATATTTTCTTTCCAAATCAGATCTTATTATCGTAAATAGTAATGCTGAAAAAGTACAGTTAATAAAGTTATTTCAAATAGATGCTCCCAAAATTGAGATAATATACAATTATGTAGACTCCAGCTTCGCTATCTTTAATAATCCTGAGGATGCTAACATATTTTTAAGAAAATATAACCTTGATAAGGACGAGTATTTTCTCTCCGTAGCCTTTTTGGACGAAAGGAAAAACACTCTTAATCTTCTAAGAGCATTCTTAGAAGTATATCCTATTTTGAAAAAAAAGTTGGTTCTAATAGGCAAATTTAGATTTAGAAATAATAACATTAAAGAAGAAGTTGAAAAATTAGTTTACACTAATAAAGACAAAATTCTACACATAGAATATATCGATAGAAAGAGCGACTTGTTAAAATCCGCATACTTAAACTGCAAAGCCCACCTACTACCAAGCTTTTTAGAAACACCTGGCTTAAGTAACCTTGAGGCTGGAATATTTAAAAAACCCATATTAGTAGGAAAATGCAAGCCTGTGATAGAATATTTTGGGGACAAAGTAGTCTACTGTGATCCTAATAGTATAGAGTCAATAAAGAAGGGAATTTTAAAAGTTAACGCTCAGTCCCAAAACATAGAGCTTTATGATCTTATAAGATCAAAGTACTTAGAAAAGCATTCAGTAGATAAATTAGTTAATCTATATTTGTCGCAGGTAGGTTAG